In a genomic window of Methanosarcina horonobensis HB-1 = JCM 15518:
- a CDS encoding cupin domain-containing protein: MKLKTEYEKVEPYITKDGSIIRELMHPAVHGNSKQSLAEATVPAGGKTSLHKHRLTEEIYHITEGSGVMTLGGQEFEVRAGDTICIRPGTPHRIRNADKKELKILCCCAPAYSHEDTELME; encoded by the coding sequence ATGAAACTAAAAACCGAATATGAAAAAGTAGAACCCTACATTACAAAAGACGGTTCAATAATCCGTGAGCTCATGCACCCTGCAGTTCACGGCAACTCAAAACAGAGCCTTGCCGAAGCCACTGTGCCTGCCGGAGGAAAAACATCGCTTCACAAACACCGGCTAACCGAAGAAATCTATCATATCACGGAAGGCAGCGGGGTAATGACCCTGGGCGGCCAGGAGTTTGAAGTCCGTGCAGGAGATACAATCTGTATCCGGCCGGGAACTCCGCACAGAATCAGGAACGCCGATAAAAAGGAGCTGAAAATTCTCTGCTGCTGTGCGCCGGCGTATTCGCATGAGGATACGGAATTGATGGAGTAA
- a CDS encoding YIP1 family protein, with translation MFSISGYLKEWFNTTKYILTQPRDFFKEMPTSGSFKEPLNFMIFTIFIASLLSTPIIMLTFADYLSEMDLSCIILVTAGAFVFSLFVMAISVPLNAFTYHILLMICGANGNFKTTLRVFCYYLSASVFILPSIGIMMLILHIAEKNGLEGGLFDIVSIVFLMAVVILFTYYAFYILFVGFSEAHRMSMKRVIFALVGIPLVINIIIAAIPMAMVFSSGFSTEACGQSTENTLPFDHEYTDTSHVESNITASYGSIPVVDGYYTPEDKWQETQEVNFTSEDVEYTIAAKHDSENLYILIKWEGDPVWQNSMDIHFEQDGNSHDHNLSTGRDDYKYNGAKVYGPGNFADAHYSGGAREEENGMVAGNYSDGFWVQEWVVPLRSADPGDINVEQLPAELGFAVLDWGSGIATGRWPARAWPYEPETWGNLEIVE, from the coding sequence ATGTTCTCTATCTCAGGTTATCTCAAAGAATGGTTCAATACGACTAAATATATTCTCACACAACCTCGAGACTTCTTCAAAGAGATGCCCACATCCGGAAGTTTCAAAGAGCCTCTGAATTTCATGATTTTTACCATATTCATTGCATCGCTGTTGTCCACACCCATCATAATGCTAACATTCGCTGATTATCTGTCAGAAATGGACCTTTCCTGCATCATTTTAGTGACTGCAGGAGCGTTTGTGTTTTCTTTATTCGTTATGGCCATATCCGTTCCTCTGAATGCATTCACATATCATATTCTGCTCATGATATGCGGCGCAAATGGCAACTTTAAAACAACCCTGCGGGTATTTTGCTACTACCTGTCAGCTTCGGTGTTCATCCTTCCCTCAATAGGCATTATGATGCTGATACTGCATATTGCAGAAAAAAATGGATTGGAGGGAGGGCTGTTTGACATAGTATCAATTGTTTTCCTGATGGCTGTAGTTATACTTTTCACCTACTACGCCTTCTATATACTTTTTGTAGGATTTTCCGAAGCACACAGGATGTCAATGAAACGGGTGATATTTGCCCTAGTTGGTATTCCCCTGGTAATAAATATCATAATCGCAGCTATTCCAATGGCTATGGTATTCAGCAGTGGTTTTTCTACTGAGGCCTGCGGTCAGTCTACTGAAAACACATTACCTTTCGATCATGAGTACACTGACACATCCCATGTTGAATCAAATATAACTGCATCCTATGGTTCAATCCCTGTTGTAGACGGGTATTACACTCCTGAAGATAAATGGCAGGAGACACAAGAGGTGAATTTCACATCCGAAGACGTTGAATACACAATAGCAGCCAAACATGATAGTGAAAACCTGTATATCCTCATAAAATGGGAAGGTGATCCGGTATGGCAAAATTCTATGGACATACATTTCGAACAGGACGGAAACTCTCATGACCACAATCTGTCAACCGGACGTGATGATTACAAATACAACGGTGCTAAAGTGTACGGACCCGGTAACTTTGCAGATGCCCATTATAGCGGAGGTGCCAGAGAGGAAGAGAATGGTATGGTTGCCGGTAATTACTCTGATGGATTCTGGGTGCAGGAATGGGTGGTACCACTTCGAAGCGCTGACCCCGGAGATATCAACGTAGAGCAGCTTCCTGCCGAACTGGGATTTGCAGTTCTCGACTGGGGATCGGGTATCGCAACCGGACGCTGGCCGGCAAGGGCCTGGCCTTATGAGCCTGAAACGTGGGGTAATCTGGAGATAGTTGAGTGA
- the hflX gene encoding GTPase HflX encodes MPAEKKTETESRVVLVKRTNPRADPERSEYLFEELRELARAAGYVPVGQLTQTRFPDSRYQLGKGKIEELAELVKQRRAGKVIFYNRLSTIQLFNISEICGCQVIDKFQLILEIFAKRATTRRSKLQVELARLRYEIPRARAIVSLVKKEERAGFMGLGDYEDAYEQDLKKRITRIEEELESAGKDDESLRAFRHRKGFSLVALAGYTNAGKSTLFNAIVDESVEAQNMLFTTLVPTTRALDLGGRKALLTDTVGFIEELPHWLVDAFKSTLDEIFLSDLILLVVDVSERPDIILQKLSTSHDTLWDRIQGVPVITVLNKIDLLEESELEAVMEEIGYMAPNPVFVSAKKKIGMQELKAEITKHLPAWSFYSFSLPNSEKGMSILSWLYDEGIVHRVEYGEQISVDYEAREDIINRIKSLELGPDE; translated from the coding sequence ATTCCAGCAGAAAAGAAAACCGAAACCGAAAGCCGGGTAGTTCTGGTAAAAAGGACAAACCCGCGGGCAGACCCTGAACGCAGTGAATATCTCTTTGAGGAATTAAGAGAGCTTGCAAGAGCCGCAGGCTATGTCCCGGTCGGGCAGCTTACTCAGACAAGGTTTCCTGATTCCAGGTACCAGCTCGGGAAAGGAAAGATAGAAGAACTTGCCGAACTTGTGAAACAGAGGAGAGCCGGAAAGGTAATTTTCTATAACAGGCTTTCCACAATTCAGCTTTTTAATATCTCGGAAATCTGCGGGTGCCAGGTAATAGACAAGTTCCAGCTTATCCTTGAGATCTTTGCAAAAAGAGCTACCACGCGCCGCTCCAAGTTACAGGTTGAACTTGCCAGACTCAGGTATGAGATCCCGAGAGCAAGAGCCATTGTTTCCCTTGTTAAAAAAGAAGAAAGGGCAGGTTTCATGGGGCTTGGGGATTATGAGGACGCCTACGAACAGGATTTAAAGAAAAGAATAACAAGGATTGAAGAGGAACTTGAGTCTGCCGGAAAAGATGATGAGTCCCTGCGGGCTTTCCGGCACAGGAAAGGTTTTTCTCTTGTAGCCCTTGCAGGTTACACCAATGCCGGAAAAAGCACCCTTTTCAATGCTATTGTTGATGAAAGTGTTGAAGCCCAGAATATGCTTTTTACAACCCTTGTGCCCACTACCCGAGCCCTTGATCTTGGCGGAAGAAAAGCTCTTTTGACGGATACCGTTGGATTCATAGAGGAGCTTCCGCACTGGCTGGTCGATGCTTTCAAATCCACCCTTGATGAGATTTTTCTCTCTGACCTCATCCTGCTGGTAGTTGATGTAAGTGAAAGACCTGATATAATTCTGCAGAAACTTTCCACGTCCCACGACACACTATGGGACCGCATTCAGGGAGTTCCCGTAATCACGGTGCTTAACAAAATAGACCTGCTTGAAGAGTCCGAACTTGAAGCTGTTATGGAAGAAATTGGCTACATGGCTCCCAATCCCGTATTTGTTTCTGCAAAAAAGAAAATCGGCATGCAGGAGTTAAAAGCTGAAATAACCAAACATCTCCCTGCATGGTCTTTCTACTCTTTTTCTCTACCTAATTCTGAAAAAGGGATGTCGATTCTCTCCTGGCTGTACGATGAAGGCATTGTACACAGGGTTGAGTATGGAGAACAAATTTCAGTGGATTATGAAGCCAGAGAAGATATAATTAACAGGATAAAATCTCTGGAGCTAGGTCCTGATGAGTAG
- a CDS encoding adenine nucleotide alpha hydrolase family protein: protein MTENEYLKRCSRCILPETTPNITFDKDGVCNFCHSHVKVQYEGESKLKELLYSHRKESNKYDCVIGVSGGRDSSYALLKLAKDYNLKVLAVNYENPFTDPQAKTNIENAVEALNVDVVSFKLKNNIHEKTFKHNFTSWLRKPSPASIPMMCIACKLILPNIIKYAKKYDVKCVVTGGNPYEYISFKRELLNVSTDENYMNLLTKSFGIKGFGGVANEMLKNPLYCHPMCIPTMITGFLYGNPYSFGPRFLSPDIEFIDIFHYIPWQEEEVLSRIKQELNWESPKRFSSSWRFDCTVSHLKDLMYMKTLNMTEKDDFYAKMVREDLITREEALIRLKDENKLHMNEIRKLLDSTGINDLSHLQTDKKDIILKELMAEKIG, encoded by the coding sequence ATGACAGAGAATGAATACTTGAAAAGATGTAGCAGGTGTATATTGCCCGAAACGACACCAAACATTACTTTTGATAAAGATGGTGTTTGTAATTTTTGCCATTCTCACGTAAAGGTCCAGTACGAAGGGGAATCAAAACTTAAAGAATTATTGTACTCGCATCGCAAAGAGAGCAACAAATATGACTGCGTTATAGGAGTCAGCGGCGGAAGGGATAGCAGTTACGCACTCCTCAAACTTGCAAAAGATTATAACCTGAAAGTTCTGGCAGTTAATTACGAAAATCCATTTACTGACCCTCAGGCTAAAACCAATATTGAAAATGCTGTAGAAGCGTTGAACGTTGATGTTGTTAGTTTCAAATTGAAGAATAATATTCATGAAAAAACATTTAAACATAATTTTACTTCGTGGCTTCGCAAACCATCTCCTGCATCCATACCTATGATGTGTATTGCCTGTAAATTAATTCTTCCAAATATAATTAAATATGCAAAAAAGTATGATGTGAAATGTGTAGTTACAGGGGGTAATCCGTATGAATATATATCTTTTAAAAGGGAGTTACTGAATGTTTCAACAGATGAAAATTACATGAATCTCTTAACAAAAAGTTTTGGTATAAAAGGGTTTGGAGGAGTAGCTAACGAAATGTTAAAAAATCCTCTTTACTGCCATCCAATGTGTATTCCCACAATGATAACAGGATTTTTGTATGGAAACCCTTACAGCTTCGGACCCAGATTTTTGTCCCCGGATATTGAGTTTATAGATATATTTCACTACATTCCCTGGCAAGAAGAGGAAGTTTTGTCAAGAATTAAGCAGGAATTGAACTGGGAAAGCCCTAAAAGATTCAGTTCATCATGGAGATTTGACTGCACTGTAAGTCATTTAAAGGATCTAATGTATATGAAAACGCTTAATATGACCGAAAAAGACGATTTTTATGCTAAAATGGTTAGAGAAGATCTAATTACTCGTGAGGAAGCGCTCATAAGATTAAAAGATGAAAACAAATTGCACATGAATGAAATACGGAAACTACTTGATAGCACTGGAATCAACGACCTTTCTCATTTACAAACCGATAAAAAGGACATAATTCTAAAGGAATTAATGGCCGAAAAAATCGGATAA
- the endA gene encoding tRNA-intron lyase: MKTQLKGDRVLAGKEALAELYKTGYFGRPRDDGLELSLVEAAYLQSRGKLDIELEGKLLDFRVFFEQASLRQQNFELKYIVYKDLKERGFYVQPSAADFRVYPRGSHPGKSAAKIFVHVLSERQLLPVKLLQESVASAENVHKQFILAVVDEESDLTFYEIKSASPKGEMPEPFPEVKTDATFLEDRVIAWDAEVSAALYARGFYGKMLDSERLQLSLVESLYLFSRGVIVVRDRKGKVFSFDEFVEKVSEIEGSFLRKYGAYKALRDSGHVVKTGFKFGTHFRVYRKVESIEKIPHSEYLVNVIPEDYEFRLPVMSGAVRLANSVRKRMLFAVEKGEEVEYLDISRVKM; encoded by the coding sequence TTGGCCGAACTTTACAAAACAGGTTATTTCGGGCGTCCCAGAGATGACGGACTTGAACTCTCACTTGTGGAGGCTGCATACCTTCAGTCCAGAGGAAAACTCGATATCGAGCTTGAAGGAAAACTGCTTGATTTCAGGGTCTTTTTCGAACAGGCTTCTCTGAGGCAGCAGAATTTCGAACTTAAGTATATCGTTTATAAGGACCTCAAAGAGCGAGGATTTTACGTCCAGCCTTCAGCTGCAGACTTCAGGGTATACCCGAGAGGCAGCCATCCCGGAAAAAGTGCGGCAAAAATATTTGTTCATGTCCTTTCCGAAAGGCAGCTTCTCCCTGTGAAGCTTTTGCAGGAATCGGTTGCTTCGGCAGAAAACGTACACAAGCAGTTTATCCTTGCTGTCGTGGACGAAGAAAGTGACCTTACCTTTTACGAGATTAAGTCCGCTTCTCCGAAAGGAGAGATGCCTGAGCCGTTCCCAGAAGTCAAAACCGATGCAACCTTCCTTGAAGACAGGGTAATTGCCTGGGATGCCGAGGTTTCCGCAGCTCTTTATGCCAGAGGCTTCTACGGAAAAATGCTCGACTCTGAAAGGCTGCAGCTTTCCCTTGTTGAGTCCCTCTACCTCTTTTCCAGAGGGGTCATAGTTGTCAGGGACAGGAAAGGAAAGGTCTTTTCATTCGATGAGTTTGTTGAAAAAGTCTCGGAAATTGAAGGCTCTTTCCTGAGAAAATACGGTGCTTATAAAGCCCTCCGTGACTCAGGACATGTGGTAAAGACAGGCTTTAAGTTCGGAACCCATTTCAGGGTCTACAGAAAAGTCGAATCAATAGAAAAAATCCCTCATTCCGAGTACCTTGTAAATGTTATTCCTGAAGATTACGAGTTCAGGCTGCCGGTTATGTCCGGGGCTGTCCGGCTTGCAAACAGTGTACGCAAAAGAATGCTTTTTGCAGTCGAGAAAGGCGAAGAAGTCGAGTATCTGGATATAAGCAGGGTCAAAATGTGA
- the mtaA gene encoding methylcobamide:CoM methyltransferase MtaA, whose protein sequence is MERNLRKNFLDTLHGNPVDRVPALSVTQTGTVELMDMTGAAWPKAHSDPEKMAALALAGHEIAGLEAVRYPYCLTVIAEIMGCGVRMGTKDIQPSVLSYPFSKGPENLRVPENLLEKGRIPTILKATEILAARNGNGKRSEIPLIAGMEGPLTVFTHLAEVKNCLIWALKKPDYFDMFMETCTELCIEYANSLFERSADALCMPDGGIAGSRMMPPSVLENSVKPFYKHLCRKVNGPVILHICGDVGDSLKTLSECGFEAVSIEEKVSLKAAKEAISGRARLIGNVSPSRTLLFGTPEIVKEEAKDCLSAGVDILAPGCGIAPRTPLANIRALVEARDEWYKEKD, encoded by the coding sequence ATGGAAAGAAATCTCAGGAAAAACTTTCTTGACACCCTCCATGGAAATCCGGTTGACAGGGTTCCTGCCCTTTCTGTTACCCAGACCGGAACCGTAGAATTGATGGATATGACCGGAGCAGCCTGGCCGAAAGCACACTCCGACCCTGAAAAGATGGCAGCACTCGCCCTTGCAGGTCACGAGATTGCAGGCCTTGAAGCCGTACGCTATCCCTATTGCCTGACAGTGATTGCAGAAATTATGGGCTGCGGTGTGAGGATGGGCACAAAAGATATCCAGCCCTCGGTCCTGTCCTACCCTTTCTCAAAAGGGCCCGAAAACCTCAGAGTGCCTGAGAACCTGCTCGAAAAAGGAAGAATTCCCACCATCCTGAAAGCGACAGAAATCCTCGCAGCCCGTAACGGGAATGGAAAACGAAGTGAAATTCCTCTCATTGCAGGCATGGAAGGTCCTCTGACAGTTTTTACTCATCTTGCCGAAGTTAAAAACTGCCTTATCTGGGCACTAAAAAAGCCCGACTATTTTGATATGTTCATGGAAACCTGTACTGAACTCTGTATTGAGTATGCAAACTCGCTTTTTGAACGCAGTGCAGATGCCCTCTGTATGCCCGACGGTGGAATAGCCGGCTCAAGAATGATGCCCCCTTCAGTCCTTGAAAATTCGGTCAAACCCTTCTACAAACACCTTTGCAGAAAAGTAAACGGCCCTGTAATTCTTCATATCTGCGGCGATGTCGGTGATTCCCTGAAAACTCTTTCGGAATGCGGTTTCGAAGCCGTCAGCATAGAAGAAAAAGTCAGTTTGAAAGCTGCAAAAGAGGCAATTAGCGGTAGGGCAAGGTTGATCGGAAATGTCTCTCCCTCAAGAACTCTGCTTTTTGGAACCCCGGAAATCGTGAAAGAAGAAGCAAAAGATTGTCTTTCCGCAGGTGTGGATATTCTTGCCCCGGGCTGCGGGATCGCACCGAGAACTCCGCTTGCAAATATAAGGGCACTTGTGGAAGCGAGAGATGAATGGTATAAAGAAAAGGATTGA
- a CDS encoding exonuclease/endonuclease/phosphatase family protein yields the protein MRIITWNCNMAFRKKYEQILPYEPDLLIVPECEHPDKFKNKFYNDVLWIGDNKNKGLAVFSFNDFEFAIHESYCESYRYVLPVKVHKDREINLIAVWSQNNKEDPRRRYIGEVWQSLNFYKTMFKSPTIVAGDFNWNVIWDSEHPKYPLHGTLTDVINLLNQFEISSMYHALTKVKFGTERSYTIFQEK from the coding sequence ATGAGAATTATAACCTGGAATTGTAACATGGCTTTCAGAAAGAAATACGAGCAAATTCTTCCTTATGAGCCTGACTTATTAATAGTTCCAGAATGTGAGCATCCGGACAAGTTCAAAAACAAGTTCTATAACGATGTTTTATGGATAGGCGATAACAAAAATAAGGGCCTGGCTGTTTTTAGTTTCAATGACTTTGAATTTGCAATTCATGAGTCATATTGTGAAAGCTACAGGTATGTCCTTCCGGTCAAAGTGCATAAAGATAGAGAAATAAATCTTATTGCTGTCTGGTCACAGAACAATAAAGAGGATCCGAGAAGAAGGTATATTGGAGAAGTCTGGCAGTCGTTGAACTTTTATAAAACCATGTTCAAGTCTCCAACAATTGTTGCAGGCGATTTCAACTGGAATGTCATCTGGGATAGTGAGCACCCTAAATATCCTCTTCATGGGACACTTACCGATGTAATTAATCTGCTAAATCAGTTTGAAATTTCCAGTATGTATCACGCATTAACAAAAGTAAAGTTTGGGACTGAGAGATCCTACACTATATTTCAGGAAAAATAA
- a CDS encoding SRPBCC domain-containing protein, whose amino-acid sequence MKFAFDRLGKSRKNETGVATIRFKKEISTEIEIFASADRIWQILMDFAAYPQWNPYIKEISGEAKVGSKIKVHMKPEWEKGVTLHPRIICLEPRKEFTWKGNFFFPGLLDGEHSFILEEISGHRVRFIQKEKFSGIAIPFISVSWSIEKGTVRSFGDMNSALKKRAEKVK is encoded by the coding sequence ATGAAGTTTGCCTTCGATAGACTAGGAAAAAGCAGGAAAAATGAGACAGGAGTTGCAACTATCAGGTTCAAAAAAGAAATAAGCACGGAAATTGAAATCTTCGCTTCTGCAGACCGCATCTGGCAGATTCTTATGGATTTTGCAGCCTATCCCCAGTGGAACCCTTATATAAAGGAAATCAGTGGAGAGGCGAAAGTTGGAAGCAAAATTAAAGTTCATATGAAGCCTGAGTGGGAAAAAGGTGTGACTCTTCATCCAAGGATCATCTGCCTGGAGCCAAGAAAAGAGTTTACCTGGAAAGGAAATTTCTTTTTCCCCGGGCTGCTGGATGGGGAGCACAGCTTCATCCTTGAAGAGATCTCAGGTCACAGGGTACGTTTCATACAGAAAGAGAAATTTAGTGGAATTGCAATTCCTTTTATCAGCGTTTCGTGGTCTATAGAGAAAGGTACGGTACGCAGTTTCGGAGATATGAACAGTGCTCTTAAAAAGAGAGCGGAAAAGGTCAAGTGA
- a CDS encoding PHP domain-containing protein, producing MKFDLHVHSEHSRDSNSSHRDIIEIARKRGLDGFAICDHDTVEGGLACAEKTLELGLEITVIPGVEVSSSKGHILVLGIRENIEPLLSPEETIRQARKLGGTVIIPHPFKRSSHGIGSFEGLDIDAVEVFNSRCLFNSANRKALAEAKRLGIPGVAGSDSHIPEMVGQAYTEIDASENTVEAILKAIREGKVAPAGKNTPTPIILEQMSGSARRKIKRKLFGRS from the coding sequence ATGAAATTCGATCTTCACGTACATTCCGAGCATTCGAGAGATAGTAATTCAAGCCACAGGGATATCATTGAGATTGCCCGCAAAAGAGGACTTGACGGGTTTGCTATCTGTGATCACGATACCGTGGAAGGCGGGCTTGCCTGTGCGGAAAAAACTCTGGAACTCGGGCTTGAAATTACAGTAATTCCGGGAGTGGAAGTGAGTTCCTCAAAAGGACATATCCTGGTTCTCGGGATCAGGGAAAACATTGAGCCTCTGTTAAGCCCGGAAGAAACGATCCGACAGGCAAGGAAACTTGGAGGCACGGTTATTATTCCTCACCCGTTCAAGCGCAGTTCCCACGGGATAGGAAGTTTTGAAGGGCTTGATATCGATGCAGTTGAGGTCTTTAATTCTCGCTGTCTTTTCAATTCAGCCAACCGAAAAGCCCTGGCTGAGGCAAAAAGGCTTGGAATACCGGGAGTTGCAGGAAGTGATTCCCACATTCCCGAAATGGTAGGGCAGGCATATACTGAAATCGACGCTTCTGAGAACACTGTGGAAGCCATACTGAAGGCAATCAGGGAAGGAAAAGTTGCCCCTGCAGGCAAAAACACGCCCACTCCAATTATCCTTGAACAGATGTCAGGAAGCGCAAGGCGAAAAATAAAGAGAAAATTATTCGGGAGATCTTAA
- a CDS encoding DUF2209 domain-containing protein, with translation MWDIIAVDISGRHRIEGGYYMVCAAAALTVSADHIEKVKQVKILPVWLKRAPGLLDVVQLIEDTANQLSFEGTIVAEKGDMYNQPLWVPESMFSRPFKYQESMAERRAIELAHHISLSARNLLIKELNIEA, from the coding sequence ATGTGGGACATTATCGCAGTGGACATTTCGGGCAGGCACAGGATAGAAGGCGGCTATTATATGGTATGTGCAGCAGCAGCTCTCACTGTTTCTGCTGACCATATCGAAAAGGTAAAACAGGTGAAAATTCTACCCGTCTGGCTCAAAAGAGCTCCGGGTCTTCTTGATGTCGTTCAGTTAATTGAGGATACGGCTAACCAGCTTTCCTTTGAGGGTACGATTGTGGCAGAAAAAGGGGACATGTATAACCAGCCCCTCTGGGTTCCCGAAAGCATGTTTTCCCGGCCGTTTAAGTACCAGGAGTCCATGGCTGAGAGAAGAGCTATCGAACTTGCTCACCACATCTCTCTGAGTGCTCGAAATTTACTCATTAAAGAACTTAATATTGAGGCGTAA